TCAGCATCAATAAAGAAACTATACCGCCAGCCGCCGGCCCTGCCAAAGCTATATCAAATAGTACGGTGCGGTTAGGCAATAATGACTCAAAGCGAGTAATAGCACCAAAAGAACCAATTTGCACAGCAGGTAGGAAGAAAGGCCAGCTCAGACGAACTTGGTGACGTTTAGCCAGTAACCAATGACCGATTTCATGTGCTACCAAAATCGTCAATATCCCCAAACCGATAGGCAAAGTTTCTGCCAACCTTTGTGGTTGGGCAAATAAATCAAAACTCAGCAGTAACCCCGCAGCTTCTAAACTCGTAGCAATCGTGGCGATGAGTAGGATACCCGCAAATGCTTTTTGGGGTAACGACATGGGGCGCGGGTCATTGCGACTCGGTAGGACAATTACTACAGGTTTACCGTCTGTATTCTCTACTAAGAATAAACGATAGCGATCGCTCAGACGTTCCTGTAAACTTGCACTCAAACGAGTGTGAACTTCCTGCGCTTCTCCCCGCAGATTGCCTTTAAAAATTACGCCTTCTTGGTAGGGTATCGTTTCTGTAGTAAAAAATGTGTCAATTCCAAAAATACCTTTAATGGCATTCAAATCATCTTCTGGAATCGACATTACCGCAATTTTTTGCTCTGCCACTCCTGTGGAAGCATTAGCATCTGGTGCGGTATTTAGTTCAGTTGAAGCATTAGCAGCCAGCCTTTGGGTTGCTTTTTGCTTGAGTAGCGCATCTTGTCCAGCGGAGCGTAGCTGCTTGCCTAAGAATATATATAAGCCAGCGGATGCTACTACTAAAAACAATATACCCACTATGTTGATGTAAATTCCGGCTGCAAACAAACCAAAGAACAACAGCCAAGGAGCCATCAACACCACCGACTGTAACCAGGCCAAGACTCCCAGTTTACCAAAAGGTCTGGCGCGATAAAAGCCCCAGCCCAAAATGGCAAAAGCTACCAGCACAATTGTTGCAACGATAGAAGTTTCCGATAGAGTAAACATCTCCAAACCTTTGCTTTTGAGGCCGAGCTAGTACAAGTCCGGCATTGCAGATACATTATTTAATCTATAACGTCGCC
The genomic region above belongs to Calothrix sp. NIES-2098 and contains:
- a CDS encoding peptidase M50 — translated: MFTLSETSIVATIVLVAFAILGWGFYRARPFGKLGVLAWLQSVVLMAPWLLFFGLFAAGIYINIVGILFLVVASAGLYIFLGKQLRSAGQDALLKQKATQRLAANASTELNTAPDANASTGVAEQKIAVMSIPEDDLNAIKGIFGIDTFFTTETIPYQEGVIFKGNLRGEAQEVHTRLSASLQERLSDRYRLFLVENTDGKPVVIVLPSRNDPRPMSLPQKAFAGILLIATIATSLEAAGLLLSFDLFAQPQRLAETLPIGLGILTILVAHEIGHWLLAKRHQVRLSWPFFLPAVQIGSFGAITRFESLLPNRTVLFDIALAGPAAGGIVSLLMLIVGLLLSHPGSLFQIPNQFFQGSILVGSLARVVLGSALQSPLVNVHPLVVIGWLGLVITALNLMPAGQLDGGRIVQAIYGRKTAGRATFATLILLGIVSLANPLAMYWAILILFLQRDLERPSLNEITEPDDARAGLGLLALFLTIATLLPLTPALAGRLGIGG